The Lysobacter sp. genome includes a window with the following:
- a CDS encoding cytochrome c4: protein MRHARAYGFAGLAVFAVAAAAAIAQTTVAPVPEAAPVEAVPLDASATAELAKANGGDATAGAAKAAACAACHGLDGNATDPTLYPRIAGQSERYISHQLALFKSGERVNALMSPFASTLSAQDMRDIGAYFATQRSGAGIADDSVIASGPNKGMKFYEVGQKLYRSGDASRDVPACMACHGPSGAGNPGPAYPHVGGQQSWYTARRLQEYRTGTTTVRDAALFNVMATVSKSLTDEEIQSLASYMQGLHARTEQKGGGKG, encoded by the coding sequence ATGCGTCACGCCCGTGCCTACGGTTTTGCCGGTCTTGCGGTTTTCGCGGTCGCGGCGGCTGCCGCCATCGCCCAGACCACGGTCGCGCCCGTGCCCGAGGCCGCTCCGGTCGAAGCCGTGCCGCTGGATGCCTCGGCGACGGCCGAACTGGCCAAGGCCAACGGCGGCGACGCCACCGCCGGTGCGGCGAAGGCCGCCGCCTGCGCCGCCTGCCATGGGCTGGACGGCAACGCCACCGACCCGACGCTCTACCCGCGGATCGCCGGCCAGAGCGAGCGCTACATCTCCCATCAACTGGCCCTGTTCAAGAGCGGCGAGCGCGTGAATGCGCTCATGTCCCCCTTCGCCAGCACCCTCAGCGCCCAGGACATGCGCGATATCGGCGCGTACTTCGCGACCCAGAGGTCCGGTGCGGGCATCGCCGACGACAGCGTGATCGCCAGCGGCCCCAACAAGGGCATGAAGTTCTACGAAGTCGGCCAGAAGCTCTACCGCAGCGGCGACGCCAGCCGCGATGTCCCGGCCTGCATGGCCTGCCACGGCCCCTCTGGCGCCGGCAATCCGGGCCCGGCGTATCCGCACGTGGGCGGCCAGCAGTCGTGGTACACCGCCCGTCGCCTGCAGGAATACCGCACCGGCACCACCACGGTGCGCGACGCGGCGCTGTTCAATGTGATGGCCACGGTGTCGAAGTCGCTCACCGATGAAGAAATCCAGTCGCTCGCCAGCTACATGCAGGGCCTCCACGCCCGCACCGAGCAGAAAGGCGGCGGCAAGGGTTGA
- a CDS encoding SirB2 family protein yields MIEFYPQIRLVHIVCVVLSGTLFFLRGAGVLTDARWPMVLPVRLASYSIDTVLLTAALMLLATLPGGVFANGWLATKLALLVVYVVLGSFALKRARTPRARRICFVAAMATYLSMASVARMHHPLGLLVLLPT; encoded by the coding sequence ATGATCGAGTTCTATCCGCAGATTCGCCTGGTGCACATCGTCTGCGTCGTACTCAGCGGTACGCTGTTCTTCCTGCGCGGCGCGGGCGTGCTCACGGACGCGCGCTGGCCAATGGTGCTGCCCGTTCGGCTTGCCAGCTACAGTATCGATACCGTATTGCTCACCGCCGCGCTGATGTTGCTCGCGACCCTGCCCGGCGGCGTCTTCGCGAACGGCTGGCTGGCGACGAAACTCGCGCTGCTGGTCGTGTATGTGGTTCTCGGAAGTTTCGCGCTGAAGCGGGCACGCACGCCGCGCGCGAGACGGATCTGTTTCGTCGCCGCGATGGCGACATACCTGTCCATGGCCAGCGTCGCGCGGATGCATCATCCGTTGGGCTTGCTCGTACTGCTTCCGACTTGA
- a CDS encoding helix-turn-helix domain-containing protein, which produces MRTLSDDGDEFHFCTTCAFSQACMSEGMDKRALKDLHVLVEHVGPFHTGEHIFREGDPFEAIAAVRAGTVKTYVVDRDGREHVLGFHLPGEVIGLNAIDGDHYPCNAIALDTVMLCRFSFPKIAVLATRLPGVQKQLFRLLSRDIGRAALLAGDWSADQRMAAFLIGLSRRLSERGFSANRFQLTMARTDIANYLRLAPETVSRVLRRFDDDGLLRIERRDVELLDRDALMVLAAPVLRE; this is translated from the coding sequence ATGCGCACGCTGTCCGACGATGGCGACGAATTCCATTTCTGCACCACCTGCGCGTTCTCGCAGGCATGCATGTCCGAGGGCATGGACAAGCGCGCGCTGAAGGATCTGCACGTGCTGGTGGAGCATGTCGGTCCGTTCCACACCGGCGAACACATCTTCCGCGAAGGCGATCCGTTCGAGGCCATCGCCGCAGTGCGCGCCGGGACGGTGAAGACCTACGTCGTTGATCGCGATGGGCGCGAACATGTGCTCGGGTTCCATCTTCCCGGTGAGGTCATCGGCCTCAATGCGATCGACGGTGATCATTACCCCTGCAACGCGATCGCGCTGGACACGGTGATGCTGTGCCGGTTCTCGTTTCCGAAGATCGCGGTGCTCGCCACGCGTCTGCCCGGTGTGCAGAAGCAATTGTTCCGCCTGCTCAGCCGCGACATCGGCCGCGCCGCGCTGCTCGCCGGCGACTGGTCGGCCGACCAGCGCATGGCGGCGTTCCTGATCGGCCTGTCGCGGCGATTGTCCGAGCGCGGATTTTCCGCCAACCGCTTCCAGCTGACGATGGCGCGTACCGATATCGCCAACTATCTGCGGCTCGCGCCGGAAACCGTCAGCCGGGTGTTGCGGCGCTTCGACGACGACGGACTGTTGCGTATCGAGCGCCGCGATGTGGAACTGCTCGATCGCGATGCGCTGATGGTGCTGGCCGCGCCGGTGCTGCGCGAGTAA
- the hemN gene encoding oxygen-independent coproporphyrinogen III oxidase produces MIPNLAFDVELLRRYDRPGPRYTSYPTAPQFTAGFDGDALRRAIHDSNGDPIPRRLSIYVHVPFCLSPCFYCGCNRVITRDKTRADAYLTHLCREIAAIAPLFDRDREVIQLHFGGGTPNFLTPTQLRCTVDVLKRHFRFSEANDRDISIELDPRTVSPQDIAELALAGFNRASLGVQDFDPAVQEAVNRIQGIEQTRAVVDACRTHGFRSVNIDLIYGLPNQTPDGFRRTLETVIAMRPDRLAVYSYAHLPDMFKAQRQLDASLLPDAETKLALLQLAIETLTAAGYVYIGMDHFALPDDELAQAQERGGLHRNFMGYTTHADSDLIGLGVSSISHIGDSYSQNPRDLPSWQMALDEGRLPVFRGMVLSEDDQLRADLIQRLMCQGEIPISALERRYGIDFAVYFADAMERLRPLEADGLVQIGPERIDVTARGRLLLRNIAMCFDHYLQQPADKPRFSKAI; encoded by the coding sequence ATGATCCCGAATCTCGCCTTCGACGTCGAACTGCTGCGCCGCTACGATCGGCCCGGCCCGCGCTATACGTCCTATCCGACCGCGCCGCAGTTCACGGCGGGCTTCGACGGAGACGCTTTGCGTCGTGCGATCCACGACAGCAACGGCGACCCGATCCCGCGCCGGCTGTCGATCTACGTCCATGTGCCGTTCTGCCTCAGCCCCTGTTTCTACTGCGGCTGCAACCGGGTGATCACCCGCGACAAGACCCGCGCCGATGCTTACCTGACCCATCTGTGCCGTGAGATCGCGGCGATCGCGCCGCTGTTCGACCGCGACCGCGAAGTCATCCAGCTGCATTTCGGCGGCGGCACGCCGAATTTCCTCACGCCCACCCAATTGCGCTGCACGGTGGATGTGCTCAAGCGCCATTTCCGTTTCAGCGAGGCCAACGACCGCGATATCTCGATCGAGCTCGACCCGCGCACGGTGTCGCCGCAGGACATCGCCGAGCTGGCACTGGCCGGCTTCAATCGCGCCAGCCTGGGCGTACAGGATTTCGACCCGGCGGTGCAGGAAGCGGTCAACCGCATCCAGGGCATCGAACAGACCCGCGCGGTGGTCGACGCCTGTCGCACCCACGGCTTCCGCTCGGTCAACATCGACCTGATCTACGGCCTGCCGAACCAGACGCCCGACGGTTTCCGGCGCACGCTGGAGACGGTGATCGCGATGCGCCCGGACCGGCTCGCGGTCTACAGCTACGCGCATCTGCCGGACATGTTCAAGGCCCAGCGCCAACTCGACGCCAGCCTGCTGCCCGATGCCGAAACCAAGCTCGCGCTGCTGCAGCTGGCGATCGAAACCCTGACCGCCGCCGGCTACGTCTACATCGGCATGGATCACTTCGCGCTGCCCGACGACGAACTGGCGCAGGCGCAGGAACGCGGCGGCCTGCACCGCAATTTCATGGGCTACACCACCCATGCCGACAGCGACCTGATCGGTCTGGGCGTGAGTTCGATCAGCCATATCGGCGACAGCTACAGCCAGAATCCGCGCGACCTGCCGAGCTGGCAGATGGCCTTGGACGAGGGCCGGCTGCCGGTGTTCCGCGGCATGGTGCTGTCCGAGGACGACCAGCTGCGCGCCGACCTGATCCAGCGGCTGATGTGCCAGGGCGAGATTCCGATTTCGGCGCTGGAGCGCCGCTACGGCATCGACTTCGCCGTCTACTTCGCCGATGCGATGGAACGGCTGCGGCCGTTGGAGGCCGACGGCCTGGTGCAGATCGGCCCGGAACGGATCGATGTGACCGCCCGTGGCCGCCTGCTATTGCGTAACATCGCGATGTGCTTCGACCATTATCTCCAGCAGCCAGCCGACAAGCCCCGGTTCTCGAAGGCCATCTGA
- a CDS encoding S8 family serine peptidase yields MARQKQQKKCALATACLMALMFTASNAAYAQENDHERKALEIVAQRLGVGIDELSLQNVAAGGFELQGRIVYSYKIEEKKSNVIHAVSLDESAQEVDLLSLEKREHELSLEKYGRVDRHLAETAERLDPLEPVPVVFWMDRVRDVSLMRPEFASVENPTEDKLPPVQESPETDRKIQTLYKQLDEQNAAIAAESTAAMVGRLRALGYEPVADTGTSSISAIVPAGELRDLSLSGGVGAIYADDEYKPLLSISGNTIGAYQVHAVGNTGLNEKIALVEVGGTITPGNPFLAGVALEIPNPNCSFWHATSVAGVMRSWHGFQRGIGRDASLWSGGACIGLQSLLQTSSTRAVNWGANAINLSFGGNISSSPGSFERFYDKIVQDNWRTVVVAAGNSGLGNRVLNPSQAYNVITVGAFNDRVWPWAMAGFSSSGNPVSQFGDREKPEVVAPGVNIVTTQGTGLTSPSGVSGTSFAAPMVAGAAALVMRRNHWLRIWPESVKSIFMATATANLEGAARLSQHDGAGGINADFADRVAGHGNGTWGGTSYSCASPFLWVVSNVNVQAGRRVRVAMAWDANPYAANTNYSNRPGSDLDMQILAPNNAIVATSLSWDNTYEIVDFVAPMTGTYRLRVVKFSCQHTPKWLGWAWAIM; encoded by the coding sequence ATGGCACGACAAAAGCAACAGAAAAAATGCGCGCTCGCAACGGCATGCCTGATGGCACTGATGTTCACCGCGAGCAATGCCGCGTACGCGCAGGAAAACGATCACGAACGCAAGGCGCTGGAAATCGTCGCCCAGCGTCTTGGCGTCGGCATCGACGAACTGTCGCTGCAGAACGTCGCAGCCGGCGGCTTCGAATTGCAGGGCCGTATCGTCTACAGCTACAAGATCGAGGAAAAGAAATCCAATGTCATCCATGCGGTATCGCTGGACGAGTCGGCGCAGGAAGTCGATCTCCTGTCGCTGGAAAAGCGCGAGCACGAACTCTCGCTCGAAAAATACGGCCGGGTCGACAGGCATCTTGCGGAGACGGCGGAAAGACTCGATCCCCTCGAGCCGGTGCCGGTCGTTTTCTGGATGGACCGGGTACGCGATGTTTCGCTGATGCGTCCGGAGTTCGCTTCGGTGGAGAACCCGACCGAAGACAAACTGCCGCCCGTGCAGGAGTCTCCCGAGACGGATCGCAAGATCCAGACGCTCTACAAACAGCTGGATGAGCAGAATGCCGCGATCGCCGCCGAGTCCACGGCGGCGATGGTCGGTCGACTGCGGGCGCTCGGCTACGAGCCGGTCGCCGATACCGGCACCTCGTCGATCTCCGCGATCGTACCCGCGGGCGAGCTGCGCGATCTCAGCCTGTCCGGCGGCGTCGGCGCCATCTATGCGGACGACGAGTACAAACCGCTGCTGTCCATTTCAGGCAATACCATCGGCGCCTATCAGGTGCATGCGGTCGGCAATACCGGATTGAACGAAAAAATCGCGCTGGTCGAAGTGGGCGGCACCATCACCCCGGGGAATCCATTCCTCGCCGGCGTCGCGCTCGAAATACCCAATCCCAATTGCAGTTTCTGGCACGCCACTTCGGTGGCGGGCGTGATGCGCAGTTGGCACGGCTTCCAGCGCGGCATCGGTCGCGACGCGTCCTTGTGGTCCGGTGGTGCCTGTATCGGCCTGCAAAGCCTGTTGCAGACCAGCAGTACGCGTGCCGTCAATTGGGGTGCGAACGCGATCAATCTCAGTTTCGGCGGCAACATCTCCAGCAGCCCCGGTTCTTTCGAGCGCTTCTACGACAAGATCGTCCAGGACAACTGGCGCACCGTTGTCGTCGCCGCCGGCAACAGCGGCCTGGGCAATCGGGTCCTCAATCCTTCGCAGGCTTACAACGTGATCACGGTCGGCGCCTTCAACGACCGCGTCTGGCCATGGGCGATGGCCGGCTTTTCCAGTTCCGGCAACCCGGTTTCGCAATTCGGCGATCGCGAGAAACCCGAAGTCGTAGCGCCCGGCGTCAACATCGTGACGACCCAGGGCACCGGGTTGACCTCGCCAAGCGGCGTCAGCGGTACGAGTTTCGCCGCACCGATGGTGGCCGGCGCTGCGGCGCTGGTCATGCGCCGCAACCACTGGCTGCGGATATGGCCTGAATCGGTCAAGTCGATCTTCATGGCGACTGCGACCGCGAATCTCGAGGGCGCGGCGCGGCTCAGCCAGCACGATGGCGCCGGCGGCATCAACGCCGACTTCGCCGACCGGGTCGCGGGTCATGGCAACGGCACCTGGGGCGGCACCAGTTACAGTTGTGCCTCGCCGTTCCTGTGGGTGGTGAGCAACGTCAACGTGCAGGCCGGACGTCGCGTGCGCGTGGCGATGGCCTGGGACGCCAATCCATACGCGGCCAATACCAATTATTCCAATCGGCCGGGTTCGGATCTCGACATGCAGATCCTGGCGCCCAACAACGCGATCGTGGCCACCTCGTTGAGCTGGGACAACACCTACGAAATCGTCGATTTCGTCGCCCCGATGACGGGCACATACCGGTTGCGCGTGGTCAAGTTCAGTTGCCAGCACACGCCGAAGTGGCTGGGCTGGGCCTGGGCGATCATGTGA
- a CDS encoding thiol:disulfide interchange protein DsbA/DsbL → MSRSFLWLLLLLLPLTACAQAPASPPLVGEDYEVLDKGQRWQAPNGKIEVVEVFAYWCGHCAAFQPYVDAWKKTIPADVSFTYVPAAFDKEDAYGKAYFAADSVKAVAKTHQPLFDAIHEAGVLPRSNATADEIGTWFAQRGLNRARMVGLMQSKAVAAQMARAHDFAVANRVGGTPTLIVNGKYVVRTRDAEDRMRVLDALIALERAAAKKR, encoded by the coding sequence ATGTCGCGCTCCTTCCTCTGGTTGCTGTTGCTGCTCCTTCCGCTGACCGCTTGCGCGCAGGCGCCCGCCAGTCCGCCGCTGGTCGGCGAGGATTACGAGGTGCTCGACAAGGGCCAGCGCTGGCAGGCGCCGAACGGCAAGATCGAGGTGGTGGAGGTCTTCGCCTACTGGTGCGGGCACTGCGCGGCGTTCCAGCCTTACGTGGACGCCTGGAAGAAGACGATCCCGGCCGACGTGAGCTTCACGTATGTGCCGGCCGCCTTCGACAAGGAAGACGCCTACGGCAAAGCCTATTTTGCGGCGGACAGCGTCAAGGCGGTGGCCAAGACCCATCAGCCGCTGTTCGACGCCATCCATGAGGCCGGTGTATTGCCGCGCAGCAACGCCACGGCCGACGAGATCGGAACCTGGTTCGCGCAGCGCGGTCTGAACCGGGCCAGGATGGTCGGCCTGATGCAGTCGAAGGCGGTCGCGGCGCAGATGGCCCGGGCGCACGATTTCGCCGTCGCCAACCGCGTCGGCGGGACGCCCACGCTGATCGTCAACGGCAAGTATGTCGTCCGTACGCGGGATGCCGAGGACCGGATGCGGGTGCTCGATGCGCTGATCGCGCTCGAACGCGCCGCCGCCAAGAAACGCTGA
- a CDS encoding copper resistance protein B, producing MIAMRIRHRGIAIIATAALVAGNAQAQQHDHGRHAAQPVESQDDIVDHSKMDHAQHRATSTQPPLTPIPPLTDADLEAAKPPAHAHDHGSGVFSYLLFDRLETWAADRGSGQAWEAQGWIGTDRHRLWLRSEGERSGGRTESADLEVLYGRPVARWWDLVVGVRHDLAPGPQRDDIAIGVVGTAPYKFEVEATAYLGASGRSAARISTEYELLLTHRLILQPKIEAEWHGRDDRSRGIGSGLGKVETGLRLRYEFTRKFAPYVGVVHERSFGATADLLRDEGEAAHDTRMVAGVRFWF from the coding sequence TGCGCATCCGCCATCGCGGCATCGCCATCATCGCCACCGCCGCGCTGGTCGCCGGCAATGCGCAGGCGCAACAGCACGACCACGGTCGACATGCTGCCCAACCGGTCGAATCGCAAGACGACATCGTCGATCACTCGAAGATGGACCATGCGCAGCACCGGGCCACATCGACGCAGCCACCGCTCACACCGATTCCACCGCTCACCGACGCGGATCTCGAAGCGGCGAAACCGCCTGCGCACGCCCACGATCACGGCAGCGGTGTGTTCAGCTATCTGCTGTTCGATCGGCTCGAAACATGGGCCGCCGATCGGGGCAGCGGACAGGCCTGGGAAGCGCAGGGCTGGATCGGCACCGACCGGCACCGACTCTGGCTGCGCAGCGAAGGCGAACGCAGCGGCGGACGCACCGAAAGCGCGGATCTCGAAGTGCTGTACGGCCGGCCGGTCGCGCGCTGGTGGGATCTGGTGGTGGGTGTCCGCCACGACCTCGCGCCCGGCCCGCAGCGCGACGACATCGCGATCGGCGTGGTCGGCACCGCGCCCTACAAGTTCGAGGTCGAAGCCACCGCCTATCTCGGCGCATCGGGACGAAGCGCGGCGCGGATATCGACCGAATACGAACTGCTGCTCACCCACCGGCTGATCCTGCAACCGAAGATCGAAGCCGAATGGCACGGCCGCGACGACCGATCGCGCGGCATCGGTTCCGGATTGGGAAAAGTCGAAACCGGCCTGCGCCTGCGCTACGAATTCACCCGGAAGTTCGCGCCGTATGTGGGCGTCGTGCACGAGCGCAGCTTCGGCGCGACTGCCGACCTGCTGCGCGATGAAGGCGAAGCTGCGCACGACACCCGCATGGTCGCCGGGGTGCGGTTCTGGTTCTAG
- a CDS encoding nitric-oxide reductase large subunit: MSTTRRLWLGLAALLIVGFGTLLWMGGEVYRQAPPMPEAVVIADGTTVYSRADIEQGRQVWQSIGGQQLGSIWGHGALVAPDWTADGLHREAVAWLDLRAQSAYGKPYDALGDGDRAKLQAELKPLIRANTYDAGSGTIVISAERAQALAQVAAHYNSLFSNAPETRALRETYAMRENTVPDEAHRRSLGAFFWWASWATVTNRPDQAVSYTQNWPYEPLVGNTATSSSLIWTVFSVMFMIAGIGLLGWHYAVWHGREASVTPPATDPLRALVPTPSMRATAKYFWVVLALFLVQILLGATTAHYQVEGQQAYGFALSDILPYSLTRSWHTQLAVLWIAVAWLATGLYIGPAVSGHEPKFQRLGVNVLFACLLIIVVGAFTGQWFAVMQKLGLENNFWFGHQGWEYTDIGRFWQWFLFIGLLLWLFLVGRALWPALRRKDETSSIIGLLFLSTVAIGLLFGAGLMWNEHTHISMVEYWRWWVVHLWVEGFFEVFAAAVISFIFVKLGLIRGTTATVNVLFATIVFMAGGILGTFHHLYFTGTTTAVIALGASFSALEVVPLALIGLEAYDTWKHSHATPWMQRYRWPILFFLAVSFWNLVGAGLFGFLINTPLALYYMQGLNLTPLHGHTALFGVYGMLGIGLLLFCVRGLKPEAVWNEKLLSGSFWTLNIGLTLMALLTLLPMGILQLQAALEHGYWYARSAEFMGKPIFDLLVWMRVPGDTIFSIGALLVSGFVFRLWVAPKRKPALPAGEAVKP; this comes from the coding sequence ATGTCCACCACCCGCAGACTTTGGCTGGGCCTCGCCGCCCTGCTCATCGTCGGTTTCGGCACCCTGCTCTGGATGGGCGGAGAAGTTTATCGGCAGGCACCGCCGATGCCCGAGGCGGTCGTCATCGCAGACGGCACCACTGTCTATTCCCGCGCCGACATCGAACAGGGCCGCCAAGTCTGGCAGAGCATCGGCGGCCAGCAGCTCGGCTCAATCTGGGGCCATGGCGCACTGGTCGCGCCCGACTGGACTGCCGACGGGCTGCATCGCGAAGCCGTCGCATGGCTCGATCTGCGCGCGCAAAGCGCGTACGGCAAGCCGTACGACGCGCTGGGAGACGGCGACCGCGCAAAACTGCAGGCCGAACTCAAGCCGCTGATCCGCGCCAACACCTATGACGCAGGCAGCGGCACTATCGTGATCAGCGCCGAACGCGCGCAGGCGCTCGCGCAGGTGGCGGCGCATTACAACAGCCTGTTCTCGAACGCACCCGAGACCCGCGCGCTGCGCGAAACCTACGCGATGCGCGAGAACACGGTGCCCGATGAAGCGCATCGTCGGTCGCTCGGCGCATTCTTCTGGTGGGCCAGCTGGGCCACGGTCACCAATCGGCCCGATCAGGCCGTCAGCTACACCCAGAACTGGCCGTACGAGCCGCTGGTAGGCAACACAGCCACATCGTCGAGTCTGATCTGGACCGTGTTCAGCGTGATGTTCATGATCGCCGGCATCGGTCTGCTCGGCTGGCATTACGCGGTCTGGCACGGCAGGGAAGCGTCTGTGACACCGCCCGCGACCGACCCGCTGCGCGCGCTGGTGCCGACGCCATCGATGCGCGCCACCGCGAAATATTTCTGGGTGGTGCTGGCGCTGTTCCTGGTGCAGATACTGCTGGGCGCGACCACCGCGCACTATCAGGTGGAAGGTCAGCAGGCCTACGGCTTCGCGCTCTCGGACATCCTGCCGTATTCGCTCACCCGCAGCTGGCATACGCAGCTCGCGGTGCTGTGGATCGCGGTCGCGTGGCTCGCCACCGGGCTGTATATCGGGCCCGCAGTGTCGGGGCACGAGCCGAAATTCCAGCGACTCGGCGTGAACGTATTGTTTGCGTGTTTGTTGATCATCGTTGTCGGCGCGTTCACTGGGCAATGGTTCGCGGTGATGCAGAAGCTCGGTCTCGAAAACAATTTCTGGTTCGGCCATCAGGGTTGGGAATACACCGACATCGGTCGCTTCTGGCAGTGGTTCCTGTTCATCGGTCTGCTGCTGTGGCTGTTCCTGGTCGGCCGCGCGCTGTGGCCGGCGCTGCGGCGCAAGGATGAGACCTCATCGATCATCGGCCTGCTGTTCCTCTCCACCGTGGCCATCGGTCTGCTGTTCGGCGCCGGCCTGATGTGGAACGAGCACACGCACATCTCGATGGTCGAATACTGGCGCTGGTGGGTGGTGCACCTTTGGGTCGAAGGCTTCTTTGAAGTGTTCGCCGCTGCGGTGATCAGCTTCATCTTCGTCAAGCTCGGACTGATCCGCGGCACGACCGCGACCGTCAATGTGTTGTTCGCGACGATCGTTTTCATGGCCGGTGGCATTCTCGGCACCTTCCATCATCTGTACTTCACGGGCACCACCACGGCGGTGATCGCGCTGGGCGCCAGCTTCTCGGCGCTGGAAGTCGTGCCGTTGGCATTGATCGGGCTGGAGGCCTATGACACCTGGAAACACAGTCACGCCACGCCGTGGATGCAGCGCTATCGCTGGCCGATCCTGTTTTTCCTGGCGGTGAGTTTCTGGAATCTCGTCGGCGCCGGCCTGTTCGGCTTCCTCATCAATACGCCGCTGGCGCTGTATTACATGCAGGGATTGAATCTCACGCCATTGCACGGCCACACCGCGCTGTTCGGCGTGTACGGCATGCTCGGCATCGGTCTGCTGCTGTTCTGCGTGCGTGGGCTGAAACCCGAAGCGGTATGGAACGAAAAGCTGCTGTCGGGATCGTTCTGGACGCTCAACATCGGTCTGACGCTGATGGCATTGCTCACGCTGTTGCCGATGGGCATCCTGCAATTGCAGGCGGCACTGGAGCACGGATACTGGTACGCGCGCTCCGCCGAGTTCATGGGCAAGCCCATCTTCGATCTGCTGGTGTGGATGCGCGTGCCCGGCGACACCATCTTCAGCATCGGTGCGCTGCTGGTCAGCGGGTTCGTGTTCCGGCTGTGGGTGGCGCCGAAACGCAAGCCCGCATTGCCAGCCGGTGAAGCGGTCAAGCCGTGA
- a CDS encoding thiol:disulfide interchange protein DsbA/DsbL codes for MKRHLTLALLAAFALSALSACTGKQDEAAAPAPDAATTAAAPSEAELMAAAEAAAKASADPNAAPAPATDPAAAPAPAEPAPAAANDEIPGLKLGVDYEIIENGQPFEPLNGKVEVVEVFNYVCPACAAFQPLVVSWKKRMPANVRFTYVPAAFGGNWDQYVRSFYAAQTMGIADKAHDRVYDGIHLENRLKGERGNDSDAEIAAFYAQFGVDAKQFAGNMKSFAVTGKFNKAKQYIVSQRVSSTPTLMVNGKYSALGRSAEDRFRIVDALIAHELAQTAAPATP; via the coding sequence ATGAAGCGACACCTGACCCTCGCCCTCCTGGCTGCGTTCGCGCTGTCTGCCCTGTCGGCCTGTACCGGCAAGCAGGATGAAGCAGCTGCGCCGGCGCCCGATGCGGCCACCACCGCTGCCGCGCCCAGCGAGGCCGAACTGATGGCCGCCGCCGAAGCCGCCGCCAAGGCATCGGCCGACCCGAACGCCGCGCCCGCGCCGGCCACCGATCCCGCCGCCGCGCCCGCACCGGCCGAACCCGCGCCTGCCGCCGCCAATGACGAGATTCCAGGCCTCAAGCTCGGCGTGGACTACGAGATCATCGAGAACGGCCAGCCGTTCGAGCCGCTCAACGGCAAGGTCGAAGTGGTCGAAGTCTTCAACTACGTCTGTCCGGCCTGCGCCGCGTTCCAGCCGCTGGTGGTGAGCTGGAAGAAGAGAATGCCGGCCAACGTGCGCTTCACCTACGTACCGGCGGCGTTCGGCGGCAATTGGGACCAGTACGTGCGCAGTTTCTATGCCGCGCAGACCATGGGCATCGCCGACAAGGCGCACGATCGCGTCTACGACGGCATCCATCTGGAGAACAGGCTCAAGGGCGAGCGCGGCAACGACAGCGACGCCGAGATCGCCGCGTTCTACGCCCAGTTCGGCGTCGACGCCAAGCAGTTCGCCGGCAACATGAAGAGCTTCGCGGTCACCGGCAAGTTCAACAAGGCCAAGCAGTACATCGTGTCGCAGCGCGTCAGCAGCACGCCGACGCTGATGGTCAACGGCAAGTACAGTGCGCTCGGTCGCAGTGCCGAGGACCGGTTCCGGATCGTCGATGCGCTGATCGCCCACGAACTCGCCCAGACCGCCGCCCCGGCAACGCCCTGA
- a CDS encoding EEP domain-containing protein — protein sequence MTGRHAATPAATLRRLKLLSANIQAGTSTRRYTDYATRSWSHVLPLGDKQNSLDTIAELAAQHDIVGLQESDPGSWRSGFTNQTHYLAERAGFDFWSHQPNRRVGMVASSANALLSRMEPVDVSEHPLPGRISGRGVLIARFGRDADSLTIAVAHLSLGAGSRRSQLAFIGELLQDHPHSVLMGDFNCTAEQPEMSLLFQRTRLQPPACTVHTFPSWRPQRAIDHILVSDGLQCAGMRAMPAAWSDHLALSIELDVPVALLG from the coding sequence ATGACCGGGCGGCACGCGGCCACGCCTGCCGCCACGCTGCGGCGGCTGAAGCTGCTGAGCGCCAACATCCAGGCCGGGACCAGCACCCGCCGCTACACCGACTACGCGACCCGCAGCTGGTCGCACGTGCTGCCGCTGGGCGACAAGCAGAACTCGCTCGACACCATCGCCGAACTCGCCGCGCAGCACGACATCGTCGGCCTGCAGGAAAGCGACCCGGGCAGCTGGCGCTCCGGCTTCACCAACCAGACCCATTACCTCGCCGAGCGCGCGGGCTTCGATTTCTGGAGCCACCAGCCCAACCGTCGGGTGGGCATGGTCGCGTCCAGCGCCAACGCCCTGCTGTCGCGGATGGAGCCGGTCGACGTCAGCGAACATCCGCTGCCCGGCCGCATCTCCGGCCGTGGCGTGCTGATCGCCCGCTTCGGCCGCGACGCCGACAGCCTGACCATTGCCGTGGCCCATCTGTCGCTGGGTGCCGGTTCGCGCAGGTCGCAGCTGGCCTTCATCGGCGAGCTGCTGCAGGACCATCCGCATTCGGTGCTGATGGGCGATTTCAACTGCACCGCCGAACAGCCGGAGATGTCGCTCCTGTTCCAGCGCACCCGGCTGCAACCGCCGGCCTGCACCGTGCACACCTTTCCGAGCTGGCGCCCGCAGCGGGCGATCGACCACATCCTGGTCAGCGATGGCCTGCAATGCGCCGGCATGCGCGCGATGCCGGCGGCCTGGTCCGACCATCTGGCACTGTCGATCGAGTTGGACGTGCCGGTGGCGCTGCTCGGCTGA